One Oncorhynchus keta strain PuntledgeMale-10-30-2019 chromosome 22, Oket_V2, whole genome shotgun sequence DNA window includes the following coding sequences:
- the LOC118401358 gene encoding SUMO-activating enzyme subunit 2, producing the protein MVQLVGSLRKELADSLSACRVLVVGAGGIGCELLKNLVLTGFKNIEVIDLDTIDVSNLNRQFLFQKKHVGKSKAQVAKESVLQFCPTANITAYHDSIMNPEYNVEFFRNFMLVMNALDNRAARNHVNRMCLAADIPLIESGTAGYLGQVTVIKKGLTECYECQPKPTQKTFPGCTIRNTPSEPIHCIVWAKYLFNQLFGEEDADQEVSPDTADPELSWNPADTEARATASDQDGDIKRVSTKDWARSTGYDAVKLFNKLFKDDIQYLLTMDKLWKKRKAPLPLDWLEIQKLACPQEVTGTGLKDQQVLGVAGYSQLFSRSVETLRSMLADKGDGAELVWDKDDPPAMDFVTAAANLRMHIFSMNMKSRFDIKSMAGNIIPAIATTNAVIAGLIVLEALKILSGDVEQCRTIFLNKQPNPRKKLLVPCALDPPSANCYVCASKPEVTVKLNVHKTLVLALQDKILKEKFGMVAPDVQIEDGKGTILISSEEGETEANNSKFLSDFGIRHGSRLQVDDFLQDYTLLVNVIHCEDLEKDVEFEVVGDAPDKAPTPPSAQEDKNVANGNKDSAEPSTSSKATAEQDDVLIVDSDEEEPSSSTMDVRMESGGHKRKLHDAETGEASAKRQRLDQPLAADEEDDDIIALD; encoded by the exons ATGGTACAACTAGTGGGGTCTCTCCGAAAAGAGCTCGCTGATTCCTTATCCGCTTGCCGGGTGCTGGTGGTCGGAGCTGGAGGAATTGGTTGCGAGCTCTTGAAAAATCTTGTACTCACCGGCTTCAAAAATATAGAAGTG ATTGATCTGGACACTATTGATGTGAGCAACCTGAACAGACAGTTCCTGTTCCAGAAGAAACATGTGGGGAAGTCCAAGGCGCAG GTGGCAAAAGAGAGTGTGCTCCAATTCTGTCCCACTGCCAACATTACAGCCTATCATGACAGCATCATGAA CCCAGAGTACAATGTGGAATTCTTCAGGAACTTCATGCTTGTCATGAATGCTTTGGACAATCGAG CGGCTCGTAACCATGTGAACAGGATGTGTCTTGCAGCTGACATTCCCCTTATTGAGAGTGGCACAGCTGGCTACCTTGGGCAGGTGACCGTTATTAAGAAG GGTCTTACTGAGTGTTATGAGTGCCAGCCCAAACCCACACAGAAAACCTTCCCTGGTTGTACCATTCGCAACACCCCCTCTGAGCCTATACACTGCATTGTGTGGGCCAAGTACCTGTTCAA CCAGCTCTTTGGAGAGGAGGATGCAGATCAGGAGGTGTCCCCTGACACCGCTGACCCAGAGCTTTCAT GGAACCCTGCAGACACTGAAGCCCGGGCCACAGCGTCTGATCAGGATGGAGACATCAAACGGGTGTCCACCAAGGACTGGGCACGATCCACAGGCTACGACGCAGTCAAACTCTTCAACAAG CTTTTCAAAGATgacatccagtacctcctgaccATGGACAAGCTGTGGAAGAAGAGGAAAGCGCCACTCCCTCTGGATTGGCTTGAGATTCAGAAACTTG CGTGTCCCCAGGAGGTGACTGGGACGGGACTGAAGGACCAACAGGTGTTGGGTGTGGCAGGTTACTCCCAGCTCTTCTCCCGCAGCGTGGAAACCCTGCGCTCCATGCTGGCTGACAAAGGGGATGGAGCAGAACTTGTGTGGGACAAG GATGACCCTCCAGCGATGGACTTTGTGACAGCAGCCGCCAACTTGCGCATGCATATCTTTAGCATGAACATGAAGAGCCGTTTTGACATCAAGT CCATGGCAGGAAACATCATCCCAGCAATCGCCACAACCAATGCAGTCATTGCTGGCCTCATTGTGCTGGAGGCTCTGAAGATCCTGTCTGGAGATGTGGAGCAGTGTCGCACG ATCTTCCTGAACAAGCAGCCTAACCCCAGGAAAAAGCTGCTTGTTCCATGTGCTTTGGACCCGCCCAGTGCCAACTGTTATGTGTGCGCCAGCAAGCCAGAGGTTACAGTCAAACTGAATGTGCACAAAACTCTTGTGCTGGCCCTTCAAGACAAG ATATTAAAGGAGAAGTTTGGGATGGTGGCGCCAGATGTGCAGATCGAGGATGGGAAAGGGACAATCCTCATCTCCTCTGAGGAGGGTGAAACTGAAG CAAACAACAGCAAGTTTCTGTCTGACTTTGGGATACGACATGGTAGCCGTCTGCAAGTGGATGACTTTCTGCAGGATTACACACTCCTGGTTAACGTGATTCACTG TGAGGACTTGGAGAAGGATGTGGAGTTTGAGGTGGTGGGTGACGCCCCTGACAAagccccaaccccacccagcgcACAAGAGGACAAGAATGTTGCCAACGGCAACAAAGACTCTGCAGAACCGTCCACCTCTTCCAAAG CCACTGCTGAGCAGGATGATGTTCTGATAGTTGATTCGGACGAGGAGGAGCCGTCCTCCAGCACTATGGATGTCCGCATGGAGTCAGGAGGCCACAAGAGGAAGCTCCATGATGCTGAGACAGGCGAGGCTTCAGCCAAGCGCCAACGCCTGGATCAGCCTTTGGCTGCCGATGAGGAAGATGATGACATCATTGCACTAGACTAG
- the LOC118401359 gene encoding carbonic anhydrase 5B, mitochondrial-like isoform X1, with translation MVALSSIVNPLARHLQRHVIKQTKGQRLIPVRRCNLTACSSKYVLSALHPMWQGPLVAPGGNRQSPIDIRVRKSVFDPHLKPLTPDYDPRTCSQIWNNGYSFLVEYDDTTNKSTLKGGPLEDNFRLCQFHFHWGESNAWGSEHTVDRRLFPAELHMVHWNSDKYSRFEEAVMEENGLAVIGVFLKIGKRHEGLQKLVDVLPAVRHKDSVVEFTRFDPACLLPTNIDDYWTYAGSLTTPPLTEAVTWIIMKQHIEVSHDQLAVFRSLLFTSAEEEVQKSMVNNFRVQQSLHGRTVRSSFTPFLKEEQPAKGPHTGH, from the exons ATGGTGGCTCTCTCATCGATCGTAAACCCACTTGCCCGGCATCTGCAGAGACATGTCATCAAGCAAACTAAAGGTCAACGGTTGATACCTGTGAGAAGATGCAACCTCACTGCATGTTCAAGCAAATATGTGCTTTCAGCGT TGCATCCGATGTGGCAGGGACCACTTGTTGCTCCTGGGGGCAACAGACAATCTCCGATCGATATTCGGGTGCGCAAGAGTGTGTTTGATCCGCATCTCAAGCCGCTGACCCCGGATTACGACCCCAGGACATGTTCACAGATATGGAACAACGGGTACTCATTCCTGGTTGAGTACGATGACACCACCAACAAATCCA cactTAAAGGGGGTCCTCTGGAGGACAACTTCCGGCTGTGTCAGTTCCACTTCCATTGGGGGGAGAGCAACGCATGGGGCTCTGAGCACACAGTGGACCGCCGCCTCTTCCCTGCTGAG CTCCACATGGTCCACTGGAACTCTGATAAGTACAGCCGGTTTGAGGAGGCGGTGATGGAGGAGAATGGACTGGCTGTTATCGGGGTTTTCCTCAAG ATAGGGAAGAGACACGAGGGACTGCAGAAACTAGTAGATGTCCTACCTGCTGTCAGACACAAG GACAGTGTTGTTGAGTTCACTAGGTTCGACCCAGCCTGCCTACTGCCCACTAACATTGATGATTACTGGACGTATGCAGGGTCACTGACCACGCCGCCTCTGACCGAAGCAGTGACCTGGATTATCATGAAGCAGCACATCGAAGTCAGCCATGACCAG CTGGCTGTGTTTCGGAGCCTTCTCTTCACCTCAGCAGAGGAGGAGGTGCAGAAGAGCATGGTCAACAACTTCCGTGTGCAGCAGTCGCTGCATGGCCGTACTGTGCGTTCTTCGTTTACCCCCTTCCTGAAGGAGGAGCAACCGGCAAAGGGTCCACACACAGGCCACTGA
- the LOC118401359 gene encoding carbonic anhydrase 5B, mitochondrial-like isoform X2, which yields MQEAGEYTMKMHPMWQGPLVAPGGNRQSPIDIRVRKSVFDPHLKPLTPDYDPRTCSQIWNNGYSFLVEYDDTTNKSTLKGGPLEDNFRLCQFHFHWGESNAWGSEHTVDRRLFPAELHMVHWNSDKYSRFEEAVMEENGLAVIGVFLKIGKRHEGLQKLVDVLPAVRHKDSVVEFTRFDPACLLPTNIDDYWTYAGSLTTPPLTEAVTWIIMKQHIEVSHDQLAVFRSLLFTSAEEEVQKSMVNNFRVQQSLHGRTVRSSFTPFLKEEQPAKGPHTGH from the exons ATGCAGGAAGCTGGAGAGTACACTATGAAAA TGCATCCGATGTGGCAGGGACCACTTGTTGCTCCTGGGGGCAACAGACAATCTCCGATCGATATTCGGGTGCGCAAGAGTGTGTTTGATCCGCATCTCAAGCCGCTGACCCCGGATTACGACCCCAGGACATGTTCACAGATATGGAACAACGGGTACTCATTCCTGGTTGAGTACGATGACACCACCAACAAATCCA cactTAAAGGGGGTCCTCTGGAGGACAACTTCCGGCTGTGTCAGTTCCACTTCCATTGGGGGGAGAGCAACGCATGGGGCTCTGAGCACACAGTGGACCGCCGCCTCTTCCCTGCTGAG CTCCACATGGTCCACTGGAACTCTGATAAGTACAGCCGGTTTGAGGAGGCGGTGATGGAGGAGAATGGACTGGCTGTTATCGGGGTTTTCCTCAAG ATAGGGAAGAGACACGAGGGACTGCAGAAACTAGTAGATGTCCTACCTGCTGTCAGACACAAG GACAGTGTTGTTGAGTTCACTAGGTTCGACCCAGCCTGCCTACTGCCCACTAACATTGATGATTACTGGACGTATGCAGGGTCACTGACCACGCCGCCTCTGACCGAAGCAGTGACCTGGATTATCATGAAGCAGCACATCGAAGTCAGCCATGACCAG CTGGCTGTGTTTCGGAGCCTTCTCTTCACCTCAGCAGAGGAGGAGGTGCAGAAGAGCATGGTCAACAACTTCCGTGTGCAGCAGTCGCTGCATGGCCGTACTGTGCGTTCTTCGTTTACCCCCTTCCTGAAGGAGGAGCAACCGGCAAAGGGTCCACACACAGGCCACTGA